A genome region from Bombilactobacillus bombi includes the following:
- a CDS encoding glycoside hydrolase family 73 protein — protein MKKKALTSALIALLLSSTTAAGGVNLVQAAGNNHAQSFDFSLPLDNHQQFIQQIAPVAKNAAKQYGLYPSVMMAQAILESDWGTSSASQAPNYNYFGIKGDYNGSAVQMATQEWSPESDYYTINSSFRRYPSMKASFVDNGNLLRSDYYYSGAWRENASTYRDATAWLQGRYATDPEYANKLNQLIKTYNLTQYDGTADNTAPTAATNTANKQTAKLSSDRGRIKLYSPLGVALPSSSLKPGATCTFGETRYINGQKFYRVSTYEWLNADDVVSIN, from the coding sequence TTGAAAAAAAAGGCACTAACATCAGCTTTGATTGCATTGCTTCTTTCTAGTACAACCGCAGCTGGTGGAGTTAACTTAGTTCAGGCGGCTGGTAATAATCATGCGCAATCTTTTGACTTTTCGTTGCCACTTGATAATCATCAACAATTTATTCAACAAATTGCGCCGGTAGCTAAAAATGCCGCTAAGCAGTACGGATTGTATCCGTCAGTGATGATGGCCCAAGCTATTTTAGAAAGTGACTGGGGTACTTCCAGCGCTAGTCAAGCTCCTAATTATAATTACTTTGGTATTAAGGGTGATTATAATGGATCTGCTGTGCAAATGGCGACGCAAGAATGGAGTCCTGAGAGCGATTATTATACTATCAATTCCAGTTTTCGCAGATATCCTAGTATGAAGGCTTCTTTTGTCGATAATGGTAACTTATTGCGGAGCGATTATTACTATAGTGGAGCTTGGCGAGAGAATGCCTCTACTTATCGTGACGCTACTGCATGGTTGCAAGGACGTTATGCAACAGACCCCGAATATGCCAACAAGTTGAATCAATTAATCAAGACTTATAATTTAACCCAATATGATGGGACTGCAGATAATACTGCACCTACAGCTGCAACCAATACAGCTAATAAGCAAACTGCCAAACTCAGTAGTGATCGAGGACGAATTAAATTGTATTCACCATTAGGTGTTGCTTTGCCAAGTAGTTCTTTAAAGCCAGGTGCTACCTGTACTTTTGGTGAAACTCGTTATATTAACGGTCAAAAGTTCTATCGAGTTTCCACTTATGAGTGGTTGAACGCAGATGATGTTGTATCCATTAACTAG